The following nucleotide sequence is from Pseudonocardia abyssalis.
CACGCATTCCGAACCACCTCGAGAAGCTCTTCCAGGGTGGCCAGGCTGTGCCCGGCCAGCAGATCGTCCAAGTACGGTAGGGCGGCGACTATTCCGCCCTGCACCGGGGCGTACCCGTCCTTGCCTGCGTGCGGGTTGACCCAGACGAGCTTGTGCGCGAGCCGGTGCAGCCGCGACATCTGTACGCCGAGCAGTTCGGTCTCGCCGCGCTCCCACCCGTCGGAGAACACGACGACGACCGCGCGCCGGGCGGCGCCGCGCTGCCCCCACCGGTCGACGAAGGCGCGCATGACCTCGCCGAGCCGGGTGCCGCCGGACCAGTCCGGGATCGCCCGGCCTGCTGCGGCGAGCGCACGGTCGGCGTCGCGCATGCGGAGCTCGCGGGTGATGCGGGTGAGTCGGGTGCCCAGCGTGAACGCCTCGACGGTGCCCGGCGAGCGCCGCACGACGACATGGGCGAAGCGCAGCAGGGCGTCGGCGTAGGGCTCCATCGACCCGGAGACGTCGACGAGCAGCACGACGCGGCGCGGTCGGCGGGACTGGTCGCGGCGCCGCAGGTGCCGCATCTCGCCGTGGTCGCGCAGCGCGGCGCGCAGGGTGCGGCCCGGGTCGGTGGCCCCGTGCCGGGAGGGCCGCAACCGCCGCGACCGCCGGGTCGGCAGCTCCGGGCGCAGCAGTGCGAGGAGGCGGCGCAGGTGCTCGCGCTCGGACGGGGTGAGCTCGGCGAGGTCGCGGTTGCGCAGCACCTCGTTGCCGCTCGCGCGCGTGAAGACCTGCGTGCTCTCGGTGCCCTCGTCGTCGGACTCGCCCTGCGTCGACGGCGTGAGTGCGGCCAGCTTCGGCGGCGGCGGCTTGCGCTCGTCGACGATCCGGGTGCGGCCGCCGCCGCGTGGCGGGGTGAACCAGTCCTCGAAGGCGCGGTCGTAGCGCGGCAGGTCGTCGGGGTCGGAGCACAGCGTGAGGCGGCCGGCCCAGTAGGTCTGGGTGCGGCTG
It contains:
- a CDS encoding vWA domain-containing protein, with the protein product MTSTETPVGDPIEGLVGFTVVLRSAGLAVTTDRVAAFLSALDALDVTSRTQTYWAGRLTLCSDPDDLPRYDRAFEDWFTPPRGGGRTRIVDERKPPPPKLAALTPSTQGESDDEGTESTQVFTRASGNEVLRNRDLAELTPSEREHLRRLLALLRPELPTRRSRRLRPSRHGATDPGRTLRAALRDHGEMRHLRRRDQSRRPRRVVLLVDVSGSMEPYADALLRFAHVVVRRSPGTVEAFTLGTRLTRITRELRMRDADRALAAAGRAIPDWSGGTRLGEVMRAFVDRWGQRGAARRAVVVVFSDGWERGETELLGVQMSRLHRLAHKLVWVNPHAGKDGYAPVQGGIVAALPYLDDLLAGHSLATLEELLEVVRNA